From one Phocaeicola salanitronis DSM 18170 genomic stretch:
- a CDS encoding glycosyltransferase, whose product MVFIQGGSRLKKDNKGNWYTDGNFTPEVWERYLSCCDELTVILRKEDKVYDVEFAEKKFCRMLIDSRLRIIDLPDIIRPKMRLLNPITRKNIRKIIESEVASADKVIIRSCSLYTYMTYKACLKYNKPYLMEVTGFAKEGMTHHSLLGRILAGKFEQLTKELTYNAECATYVTQKALQERYPCKGKMLGCSDVQLPDLSSQDNLTNRLKKINSNLNKPLKIGTAAFLDVKWKGQAIVIRALKLLKENGYSNIEYEMVGLGTGKGLKNLAKKLGVENQVKIIGACPHDKIFEWMDSIDVYVQSSYQEGLCRSIVEAMSCACPVICSDTGGNYELIDNDFLFRCGDSKMLSEKLLKMMDVNIQKEQATKNFEEAKNYQSFILNKRREAFLKEFIQIE is encoded by the coding sequence ATGGTTTTCATCCAAGGCGGTTCACGCCTAAAAAAAGACAATAAGGGGAATTGGTATACGGACGGAAATTTTACACCTGAAGTTTGGGAAAGATATCTTTCTTGCTGTGATGAATTGACTGTTATCCTTCGAAAAGAAGACAAAGTGTACGATGTGGAATTTGCAGAAAAGAAATTTTGCCGTATGCTAATTGACTCAAGGTTGCGAATTATAGACTTACCTGATATAATCCGACCCAAAATGAGACTCTTAAACCCTATAACCAGAAAGAATATCCGAAAAATAATAGAATCAGAAGTGGCATCTGCTGACAAGGTCATTATCAGGTCATGCTCGCTATACACCTATATGACTTATAAAGCATGCTTGAAATATAATAAACCTTATTTAATGGAAGTAACGGGATTCGCTAAAGAAGGGATGACACACCACAGCCTCTTAGGACGAATACTGGCTGGTAAATTTGAGCAACTTACTAAAGAACTAACTTATAATGCAGAATGTGCAACGTATGTAACTCAAAAAGCTTTGCAAGAAAGATATCCATGTAAAGGAAAAATGTTAGGTTGTTCAGATGTACAACTTCCTGATCTCTCATCACAAGACAATTTGACAAACCGTTTGAAGAAGATCAATTCAAATTTAAACAAACCATTAAAAATAGGCACAGCGGCTTTCCTTGACGTTAAATGGAAAGGACAAGCCATTGTGATACGTGCTTTAAAATTATTAAAAGAAAACGGATATAGCAATATTGAATATGAGATGGTTGGACTCGGGACAGGAAAAGGGTTAAAGAACTTAGCAAAAAAACTTGGGGTAGAAAATCAAGTCAAAATAATAGGAGCTTGTCCTCATGATAAAATATTCGAATGGATGGATAGTATAGATGTTTATGTACAATCTAGCTATCAAGAAGGTTTATGTCGTTCTATTGTTGAAGCAATGAGCTGTGCTTGCCCTGTAATATGCAGCGATACTGGTGGAAATTATGAATTAATAGACAATGATTTTCTGTTTAGATGCGGAGATTCAAAAATGCTCTCTGAAAAATTGCTTAAGATGATGGATGTCAATATCCAAAAAGAGCAAGCTACTAAAAATTTTGAAGAAGCAAAAAATTATCAAAGTTTCATCCTAAATAAACGCAGAGAGGCATTCCTTAAAGAATTTATCCAAATAGAATAA